The following coding sequences are from one Ornithodoros turicata isolate Travis chromosome 1, ASM3712646v1, whole genome shotgun sequence window:
- the LOC135394293 gene encoding uncharacterized protein LOC135394293, producing MSTGDGHVTTTPGTPSMVQQPTSVTAVSIKLPPFWDRNPPTWFIQAEAQCHLSGITAQTTKFYYVIAALSPSAADEVYDVIASPPADCPYDKLKSALLKGTTCSDCARLQQLLSAEELGDRRPTQLLRRMKQLLGDGTVSTSDSFLRELFLQRLPRNVQMVLATTTNLSTDELATLADAVMEVAIPSPSVMHVETPHLPFPEPAPSAVSQVSTPAPTQDISQHMAAIESLTQQMNNITHLVATLAARIHSPNPRRSRRRSLSPRGRRSPSPRSNGMCWYHQRFGAEARHSFQHCSWSGNAPPCH from the coding sequence ATGTCTACAGGGGACGGTCACGTCACCACGACTCCCGGTACCCCCAGCATGGTACAACAGCCCACTTCCGTGACCGCCGTTAGCATTAAACTTCCACCGTTTTGGGACCGGAACCCACCCACCTGGTTTATTCAGGCCGAGGCCCAATGTCATCTGTCCGGCATCACAGCCCAGACCACGAAATTCTATTACGTCATCGCAGCGCTCTCTCCATCCGCCGCCGACGAGGTCTATGATGTGATCGCTTCACCACCTGCGGACTGCCCGTACGACAAGCTGAAGTCCGCTCTTCTCAAGGGAACGACCTGTTCCGACTGCGCACGTCTTCAGCAGCTTCTGTCTGCGGAGGAGCTCGGGGACAGGCGCCCCACGCAGCTGTTAAGGCGCATGAAGCAATTGCTCGGTGACGGAACCGTTTCCACAAGCGACAGTTTCCTGAGAGAACTCTTTCTGCAAAGACTTCCAAGAAATGTGCAGATGGTCCTAGCCACTACGACAAACCTTTCCACGGACGAGCTCGCCACCCTCGCCGACGCTGTAATGGAGGTTGCTATTCCATCACCCTCCGTAATGCATGTGGAGACACCACACCTTCCTTTTCCAGAGCCCGCACCTTCAGCCGTTTCGCAAGTATCTACCCCCGCACCAACGCAAGACATCTCTCAGCACATGGCCGCCATTGAAAGCTTGACGCAACAGATGAACAACATAACCCATCTTGTCGCGACACTGGCAGCGCGGATCCATTCGCCAAACCCCCGGCGCTCCCGCCGACGATCGCTTTCCCCTCGCGGCCGGCGCAGCCCAAGCCCTCGGTCCAACGGCATGTGCTGGTACCACCAGCGGTTTGGCGCCGAGGCCCGGCACAGTTTCCAACACTGCTCGTGGTCGGGAAACGCCCCGCCCTGTCACTAA